CGACGACGAGCGTCATGCATCTCGACACAGCCAGCGGGAAGGGGTTGAAGGTCGAAGAGGGCCACCCGACCATTCTGCCATCGTGCCCTTCCCTGGGCAGGCACGACAACGTGTCCTGGCACAGTGCAGGCTCGCGTTCGGTCGTTTGCTGCCCTGTATGCTCTGACTCGGAACTTCCAATCGATGAAGTTTGAAAATGGGCTTGCCATCCTGCAGTAGATGCAGAGCTTTTTGGAGCCATTAGGCGTGTTCGGGGGATACCTTCTTGATTCGCGTTGCGGGCTTGAAAAAGACTTATCAAAACATCACGGCGGTTGACAGTCTCTCCATGGAGATCCCTACAGGTAGTGTCTTCGCCTTTCTTGGCACCAATGGCGCAGGAAAAAGCACCACGATTTCCTGCATGACTACAAATCTTCCCTTTGACGAGGGATCTATAGTCATCAACGGGAACACCGTCAGAACAGACGATGAGAGGATTCGTCGAGACATCGGCGTCGTCTTTCAGCAGTCCGTTCTGGATCCGTTGGCCACGCCCATCGAAAATCTTCGAATGCGGGCTGGCCTTTATGGCCTGGGGAACAGCACCGAGTCGCGAATTCGGGTGCTCACCGACCTAGTGGATCTGGGGGACTTCTCCGGTCGTCGTTACGGTTTGCTCTCCGGGGGACAAAAACGCCGGGTCGACATTGCCCGAGCACTCCTTCACAGCCCCTCCGTCCTGTTTCTGGACGAACCCACTGCAGGACTTGACCCGCAGAGCCGTGAGCAGGTGTGGGCCGCCATCGATACTCTGAGGGAGGAGCAGGGCCTCACCGTCTTCCTCACCACGCACTACATGCAGGAAACGGAAAACGCGGATGAAGTCGTCATTATCGACAAGGGTCGGCAGGTAGCGACCGGGACTCCTTCCGAGCTTCGGGCACGTTACAGCAGGAGTGTTCTGACCATCAAGACCGAAGCGCACGAACGCCTTGCACGAACCCTAACCAACCTAGGACTTAGTTTCGCAGCGAAAACTGATGTCTTCGAAATCGGCGTCGCCAGTACCGCCGACGCACTCAACGTCATCGATGCCCACCGCGAGTACATGTGCGACTTCGAATTACGACACGGGACCATGGATGATGTTTTCTTGGCGCTGACTTCAGATGGAAAGTCGACATGAGGATAATTAGGCTTTTAGTGGCAAGAAATCTTACTCTGTTCTTTCGGGACAGAATGGGATTTTTTCTGTCCCTACTCTCTCCGATCATTCTTTTCGCCCTGTATGCCCTCTTCCTGGGCAATCTGCAGATCGAGAATCTTCAGGATAATTTTCCCGCGGCAAGCTCAGACGATATTCAAGGATTCGTCGACTCGTGGGTGTTGGCTGGGATCATCATGATCACGACCCTCACAACCGGCCTGTCCGCGCTAAACGTGTTCGTGGAGGACCGAACGTCCGGCCGCTTCAAGGACTTTTTGGTCTCTCCGGTGCGGCGAGGGCATCTTGTTGGCGGATATCTTCTGTCGAGCTTTGTCATAGCAGTGCTCGTGAGCACAGTCATTCTCATCGTCGGACAGGTTTACTTGATCGTTGCGGGCCACCTTCCCGCTGCATGGGCTGACCTGTTCAAGAGTTTTGGCTATATCTGTCTGCTCTCCGCGTCCTTTTCAGCGATTAGTTCGTTCACCGTGACCTTCATCAAAAGTTCAGGGGCTTTCTCCTCTCTTGGAACGATCGTCGGAACGATTATTGGTTTCTTGGCAGGGGCCTACATCCCTCTGGGGACCCTCCCGATCACGGTGACGAATGCCATCAATGTGCTGCCGTTTTCGCAGGCAGCCATGCTTGTCAGGGGTCCGCTAACCGAGCAGAGCATCAGCACTTTAGCCGACGGAGAAAGTCAGGCGGTTTCGGCCATGGATAAGTTCTACGGAGTGGATATCTCCGTGGCTGATTTCGCTATAACTGTGCCGATGGCAATAGCTGCGATGGTAGTGGTTCTCATCGTCTTCGCTGCCTTGGGAATGCTCCGGATCCGCACCCACATCCGGTAGTCAATTTTTTCTCTGCGGCTGCCGTTGGCGCCATTCGGTTGGCGTCATCCCCACGTTTCGTTTGAAGGCGTTGCTGAAAGCGAAAGCATCGTGGTAGCCCACGCGGCGAGCGGTTGTCGTCACCGTGGAACCTGGCGTCAAGAGGAGATCACCAGCGAGCGTCATTCGCCATCGGGTGAGGTAGGCCATTGGAGGCTCGCCTACACCTTCGCGGAATCGCGCGGCTAGTGATGCCCGTGAAATGTGAAGGCGCTCGGCCAGCGCTTTCACTGTCCATGACGCAGCTGGTTCCGCGTGCAGGTGCTCGAGTGCCTGCACGATCAATGGGTCGGAGCAGGTGAGCCAGGTGGCTTCGTGTGTGCTCTGAGAGTCGTTCAGCCAGTGTCGGACGCTACTGATGACGAGCATGTCGAGTAGACGATCGATCATGACTTGGGCTGCGGGGTCGCCTTTTGATACTTCGCGCGTGAGCAGATCCACCAAGCCGATGTCGGTGTGCTGGCTCGGTACGTTTATGGTGCGTGGCAGCGCGCGGGAGACCAGGCCGCCTATTTCGTCAGGTCGTTCGTAGATAGCGACGAGGAGTGATGTGTCTCCTTTGGAGGCGTTGCCCCATCGACGAATTCCGCGACGAAATTCGTCCCGGAGATCGCGTCCATCCAGGCTCGTACAGCACTGCCCGGCATCGATCCGGATCGATGGAGCACTACCCGCTGCGTCCGAAACCAGGTACGGCTCTGGCCCACGCACCACAGTCAAGTCACCCGCTTCCAGCAGGTGGCCGTCCACTCGGGCTTGCCCGTGGGTGACGGCGAGTACCGTCAGGGCTGCGCCGTCGGCCACGTCCAGGCCCCAGGGCGACGCCATTTCGAGCGCCACCGCAAATGCTCGCGTCGCGCGAGGCCCATCCAGAAAGTGCGTTATCGGATCCACCCTCAACAGCTTAGAGCTTCACAAAGGCAATGTGGCGTTCTACCTATTCTCCGTCTCATGCCGCTCGGGTGTACTTGACTCATGACTTACCTCATTATTGGAGGCGCCGGCCGCACAGGCTCCCGTGTCCTTGATCGCCTGACAACTGCTACCTTGCCTGTCCGTTCGGCGTCACGCCGCACGGGTTTCGACTGGGACGACGACGAGACGTGGGGTGGCACTTTTCGTGATGTCACCGCCGCGTATGTTTGCTTCACCCCAGACCTGGCGTTCCCAGGGGTGCCAGAGAAGTTGGCAGCACTCGGACGGTTGGCTGCCGCCAGCGGTGTGGAGCGACTTGTTCTACTTTCGGGGCGAGGCGAGGAAGGTGCGCGCGCCAGTGAAGCAGCGCTTCGCGAAGGTGGGGTGCCAACTAACGTGCTGAGATGCTCGTGGTTCCAGCAGAACTTCTCCGAACACTTTCTCGCAGGTCCGGTTCAGCGCGGGTGCCTACGCCTACCTGCCCCCGACGTCCCCGAAGCTTTCGTCGACCTCGACGACGTCGCGGACGCGGCCTTCGTTGCCTTGACACGAGGTGGGCCTGGCAACGCAACCTACGAGCTTTCTGGGCCTGAGCTTCTTTCTTTTGCCGACGCTGCAGCGATTTTGAGCGAAGCCCGCGGAGTCCCCGCGAGATTCGAAGCCGTCGATGTCTCCACTTTCGTGGAAGATCTGGCCACTGACGGAATACCGGCGGAGGAAGCCGAACCCCTTGCACACCTTTTTACCGACATCTTGGACGGCCGTAATGCACATCTAGTGCATGGGGTTGAGCAGTTATTAGCACGGCCAGCTTCATCCTTGAGCTCATATGCACGACGAGCCGCCGCAGCAGGGGCCTGGTCGTGATTTTCACCATCGCGATCGTAGGCGCTGGACTGCTCGCCGGTGTCTACGCATCTTTTTCAGTAATGGTGATGCCAGCACTCAGTCGTCTTAGCGACCGAGAAGCGACAACCGCAATGGCGGGGATAAATCGAGCAGCAGAACGAGGACCCTTCCTAGCGCTGTTTACGTTGACTGCACTCGCGGCGGTAGGACTCGTCATCGAGGCTGCTCCACGAGGAGATGCTCGCGAACTCATCGCGGCTGGAGCATCTCTTGCAAGTACAGCAGTGACCGTCCTGGTGAATGTGCCCCTGAACCGCCAGCTCGACCGCGTGGGCCAGAGCTCTTGGCCCACTTACCGACGCCGGTGGACAGTTTGGAACACCGTTCGCGCAGGGATGG
This region of Arthrobacter roseus genomic DNA includes:
- a CDS encoding ABC transporter ATP-binding protein; the protein is MKKTYQNITAVDSLSMEIPTGSVFAFLGTNGAGKSTTISCMTTNLPFDEGSIVINGNTVRTDDERIRRDIGVVFQQSVLDPLATPIENLRMRAGLYGLGNSTESRIRVLTDLVDLGDFSGRRYGLLSGGQKRRVDIARALLHSPSVLFLDEPTAGLDPQSREQVWAAIDTLREEQGLTVFLTTHYMQETENADEVVIIDKGRQVATGTPSELRARYSRSVLTIKTEAHERLARTLTNLGLSFAAKTDVFEIGVASTADALNVIDAHREYMCDFELRHGTMDDVFLALTSDGKST
- a CDS encoding ABC transporter permease, encoding MRIIRLLVARNLTLFFRDRMGFFLSLLSPIILFALYALFLGNLQIENLQDNFPAASSDDIQGFVDSWVLAGIIMITTLTTGLSALNVFVEDRTSGRFKDFLVSPVRRGHLVGGYLLSSFVIAVLVSTVILIVGQVYLIVAGHLPAAWADLFKSFGYICLLSASFSAISSFTVTFIKSSGAFSSLGTIVGTIIGFLAGAYIPLGTLPITVTNAINVLPFSQAAMLVRGPLTEQSISTLADGESQAVSAMDKFYGVDISVADFAITVPMAIAAMVVVLIVFAALGMLRIRTHIR
- a CDS encoding cupin domain-containing protein, producing the protein MDPITHFLDGPRATRAFAVALEMASPWGLDVADGAALTVLAVTHGQARVDGHLLEAGDLTVVRGPEPYLVSDAAGSAPSIRIDAGQCCTSLDGRDLRDEFRRGIRRWGNASKGDTSLLVAIYERPDEIGGLVSRALPRTINVPSQHTDIGLVDLLTREVSKGDPAAQVMIDRLLDMLVISSVRHWLNDSQSTHEATWLTCSDPLIVQALEHLHAEPAASWTVKALAERLHISRASLAARFREGVGEPPMAYLTRWRMTLAGDLLLTPGSTVTTTARRVGYHDAFAFSNAFKRNVGMTPTEWRQRQPQRKN
- a CDS encoding NmrA family transcriptional regulator, producing the protein MTYLIIGGAGRTGSRVLDRLTTATLPVRSASRRTGFDWDDDETWGGTFRDVTAAYVCFTPDLAFPGVPEKLAALGRLAAASGVERLVLLSGRGEEGARASEAALREGGVPTNVLRCSWFQQNFSEHFLAGPVQRGCLRLPAPDVPEAFVDLDDVADAAFVALTRGGPGNATYELSGPELLSFADAAAILSEARGVPARFEAVDVSTFVEDLATDGIPAEEAEPLAHLFTDILDGRNAHLVHGVEQLLARPASSLSSYARRAAAAGAWS
- a CDS encoding anthrone oxygenase family protein, with the protein product MIFTIAIVGAGLLAGVYASFSVMVMPALSRLSDREATTAMAGINRAAERGPFLALFTLTALAAVGLVIEAAPRGDARELIAAGASLASTAVTVLVNVPLNRQLDRVGQSSWPTYRRRWTVWNTVRAGMATAAVIVAVAF